AACAGCAAATAGGCTGTGCGATGGTCGATTTAAAAACCCGCCAAATCGAACGTTTTGGTGGTGATTGCCTATTTGGTGGCTGGTTACCCGATAGCAGTAAAGCTTATGTCTCTCAATTGGGGAAAGCGTATGAGTTTGATACTGCGGCAATGACGATAAGCCCTTTACCTCTTGCTGTGCCTAACCCAGATACCCCAGAGTTAAGAAAAGCTTGGTTCGATGGTAATGACCATGCAAAAGATAAGATAAAACGGGTACGTCTGGTAAATAATGGTACTCAGTTGTTGGTAGATATTAAAACCTACTACAACAAGTCTTCCTTAGAGCTAAACGCTAAGCCAACCTATTTAAGTTATAACGTTGGCGATTGGCAACACTACCAAAAAGAGAGTTTTTATCCTCAAGAGTGTGTTCGGAGCAAAGCCATCTATTGGCGTGAAGATGGCGGCGCCTTTAGCTGCGATACCGCCGCTGGTTATCGTGGCTACAATGCGAATGATTTAAGTCAATCTGCTTTACTGGCCGATGATACTCGCTACCCGCTTCAGCTTGGGGTGTTGAGTGGCAGAGAATCGCTTACCCCTATTTTGACTCGCCAGCGCCAGCCAGACGAGTCATCGCCAATAGACACACTGCGTTACTTTTATAAGCTCCCCAGTGCGAAGGATAGAATGAGCGGTTTCTCCTTTTATATTCCCCCGGCTATCAGCTCGGGCTTTAACCACTATAACCTAGTGCAACAGCTACCCGCTTTACCTACTTATAGCCAATATCAAACCGCCTTTGACCTCAATTACCAAGAGCAATTAGACAAGTGTGAGCAGTTGTGGCAAACCAAACACGAGGGTAAATGGAGCGATATGGATATTTATGGCTGCAAAAGCCTATGCCAGATAGAAAGGCATGGCAGTCACTTTATTGCTGTTAATTGTCAGTCAACAAAGGAGAAGCGCCGTGGCTAATGCGAAAACTATTCATGGTATTTACCTATTTGGCCAGCTTGCCCAAGGGGAAACGATTGCTCCAACTATGGTGAAAGGCTAGGTAAAATGTCGTTAGTGCTGGTGTTTTTGTCTATTTGGCTATTCTATCTGACGGTTGGCGTTTTTCTGCGCCAGTTTTCGCCGTCTATACGCCCGCCAACGGTGAAGCCGATCTGAGGGGGAACTGTCATCGACATGGTACTAGCATGGCAAGTCAGCAAATGCTTGTATAAAAAAACCGCCCCAGATGGCGGTTTTTGTCTTGAGCGGCGGAGAAGTGGTTAACTCGCGGTAGAAATGTCGTACTTTTTCATCTTATGGCTTAATGTACTGATTGGCAGCGAGAGCTGCTCGGCGGCACGTTTAATTTGCCAGTTTGATGAGTTGAGACAATCAATGATAACGGTCTTCTCATACTCGCTGACCGCTTCTTTAAGGCTTTTGGAATAGTCCATTGGTTCTGCTTCCACTGTGGCCTCTGATTGCTCTAGCTGGGCCGCATCTGTCGATGCTGGCTCTTGCTGAGCGGGTGGTTGCGGCTCGCTTTCCAAGACGGGTTCAGGGATCTCTGGCGTCTGTGGTGTCGGTTGAGGGAGATTGGCGAGGGCTGCCGCTTCTCCAAATTCAACCTGATTGATGGTTTCGAAATCTGAAAGTAACAAAGCCCGTTCAACGATGTTCTTGAGCTCACGAACGTTACCCGGGTAAGGGTATTGCTGAAGTTGCAGTTGTACGTTAGCACTTAACCCGGGTGCTTGAGCTAGGCCCAAGTTGGCGGCACTCTGCTTCACGAAGTGTTCTGCCAGCGGCAAAATGTCGGCTTCACGCTCTCTCAAAGGAGGAAGGGTGATAGGGAACACATTGAGGCGATAGAACAAGTCGGCACGGAACTCGCCATTTTTGATTTTATCCATCAAATGGCAATGGGTGGCGGCCACCACGCGTACATCGACTTCCACTTCCTTGCTGGCCCCCACCGGACGCACTTTACGTTCCTGCAAAACACGTAATAGCTTAGCTTGCAGCAACAATGGCATGTCGCCAATCTCATCAAGGAATAGGGTGCCTCCATGAGCGGCTTCAAACAAACCGATTTTGTCTTTGTCTGCACCGGTAAATGAGCCTTTTTTATGCCCAAACAGCTCAGATTCGAGCAGTTGTTCCGGAATGGCAGCACAGTTCTGAACGATTAACGGTTGATCGGCTCGGTTGGAGTTTTCGTGAATGTACTTGGCGATCACCTCTTTACCGGCACCGGTTTCACCGCGTAGCAGTACGTCTACCGGCAGTGCCAGCACTTTGTCTAACCGACGCAGCACTTCCAGCATCTGTTCACTTTCCGCAATCGGGCCTTTGTAATGGCTCTGTTTGCGTTTTTTGAGATGCTCATTCTCGCGCACTAACGCAGCGTTATCGGCGCTCAGGCTTTTGATCATATGGCCATATTCTTCGAGCCAAACGGCTTGTCGAATGCTGTTGGCGGCCATATTACAGAACGCGGTGAGTGCCGATTCGTTGTCGATGACGCTCAAATCGAACAGCGCCAACAAACCTATGGTTTTAGCGCTGTCATCGACCAAGGGCCAAGCAAGGAGGTTGCTGCTTTTGATGCCAAGTGCTAACTCCGTCTCATACACGGCCTCACAATCGTAACCATTGTATTGATACAGCTCGTTGATCAACACCACTTCGCCATTTTGGATGGCGTAGTTGAATGGGTCGGTTTGGCTGGTTTGGTTAAACGATAGCGGCTGCCATGGGTGAGAAACGAGAGCTTGTTCATTGTGATGAACAATACTCGGTATGAGTGCCTGTCCCGTTTGATCAAGAACGTAGATGATGCCGTGTTTAGAAAACGTCATCTGACGCGCTGCTGTGAGCACCGCGTCCAAAGTTTGCGCAAGCTGAGTGCGATCAGCCAGAGACTGGCTGATCGCTAGTAACGCATTACTCAGATCGTTCTGATTAGCTGAACGCATAAGATAGCGTTCCTTGCTCATCGACAGATACTGTGATCTGACTGTGCGACTCATCCCTGTCGTGCACGAGCAGCTGTGTGGATAGCTGAGGCAGTAACTGACGGTTAATCACCGCATCGATGTTACGTGCTCCCGTTTCTGCCAAGCGACAATTGCCAAGTACGAATTCCACTAAGGTGTCTTCGTAGTTCAACGACAGTTTATGGTGGCTTTGCAGACGCTCAGACACTTTGCCCAACTTGTGGTGGATGATGTCAGTCATGGCTTCGTCAGACAGTGGAACAAACGGCAGCACTGACATACGCGCCAATAACGCAGGCTTGAAGTGCTGGTTTAGCGTTGGACGAATCGCCTCGGCAATCACGCCAGCGTTGATGTCTTTAGACTGCTGAACGAGTGATTCAATCTCATGAGTCGCAAGGTTACTGGTCATGATGATTAAGGTGTTTTTAAAGTCGATAGTGCGACCTTCACCGTCGTTGAGTGTGCCTTTATCGAATACTTGATAGAAAAGGTTCAGTACTTCTGGATCCGCTTTTTCTACTTCATCTAACAGGACAACAGAGTATGGACGTTGACGCACCGCCTCAGTCAGCATGCCGCCTTCGCCGTAACCGACGTAACCCGGAGGTGAACCGATTAGGCGCGATACCGTATGTTTCTCTTGGAATTCAGACATGTTGATGGTGGTCATAAAGCGCTCACCACCGAACAGTTGGTCGGCAATCGCACGCGCAGTTTCGGTTTTACCGACACCGCTTGGGCCGACAAGTAAGAATACGCCTGTTGGTGCATCTGGGTTACCGAGGCCAGCTTTGGCGGTTTGAATGCCTTCTGCTAGCGCATCGATGGCGTATTCTTGGCCTTTGATATTGTTGGTGAGGCTGTCTTTTAGCTTGAGCGTGGTTTCGGCTTCATCCTGAAGCATTTTACCCATAGGGATGCCAGTCCAGTCGGAGATCACGTGGCTTACTTCATCTGGGCCAACTTCGAAATGCACCAGCGGGTTACCATCACGAATCGCATCCAGTTGCTCCTGACAGGCGGCAATGGCGATACGTACCGCTTCTTCGTCCATTTCTGCATAAGGGGAAGCTTCTGTTTCTTCGCCTTCTTCATCCGCTTGTGCAACTTCAATTTCTTCGCCAGAAACCAGTTCATGAAGACGAGTACGCAACGCGATCATCTGTTCGATTTGCTCTTTCTCGTTTTTCCATTGTGCTTCTTGAACTTCTAGCTCAGCTTGGGTTTTCTCCATCGCCACTTTGAGATCTGGGATCGACGCCAGGCTGTGTTTGTCGCCAGTTTGCTGCAACTGGTCACGTTCTAAGGCTTCTAGCTCACGAGTTTGCGCGGCAAGTTCTTGTTGTAAGGTTTCAACCGATGCTGGCACGGCATTTAAGCTAATGTTAACCCGTGCACAGGCGGTATCGAGTACGTCGATGGCTTTGTCCGGCAGTTGACGGCCAGAGATGTAACGCGCGGAAAGCGCTGCCGCTGCGGTAATGGCGTCGTCACGAACGTAAACATTGTGGGACTTTTCGTACGCTGGTCGCAGACCACGGATGATCAGCGCCGCTTGTTGTGGAGACGGTTCGTCAAGTTTAACCAGTTGGAAACGTCGCGCTAGAGCCGGGTCTTTCTCGAAGTACTTCTTATACTCAGACCACGTTGTCGCGGCAATGGTTTTCACTTCGCCACGGGCTAGGGCTGGTTTGAGTAGGTTGGCGGCATCGCTACCGCCAGCTTGGTTACCACCACCGACCAGCGTGTGGGCTTCATCAATAAAGAGGATGATAGGCGTCGGTGAGTTTTTCACTTCGTCGAGAACCGCATTGAGGCGCTTTTCGAATTCGCCTTTGACGCTCGCGCCCGCTTGAAGTAGGCCCATATCTAAACCATAAAGTTCTACCCCTTTAAGGTTATCAGGCACTTCACCTTGTACGATTTTTAGTGCCAGACCTTCAACCACGGCGGTTTTACCGACACCAGGTTCGCCGACAGCGATAGGGTTGTTTTTACGACGACGCGCAAGAATATCGACGATCTGGCGGATCTCTTGATCACGACAGAATACTGGATCGATCTCGCCTTTACGTGCCTTGCCGGTAAAGTCGGTGGTGAACTTGCTGAGCGCTGAGCCGTCTTCACGAGCTTGTGTCTTTTCAGACGTTGCCACTTGTGCTTCTAGTGAATGGCTGGTCAGTTCGCCAAAATTACGCTTCAAGCTGTCTGGGTTGACATTGTCTAGAAGGTCAGAGTAGCTATGCTGGCCGTAACGGAGTGGGTTGCTGACTAGCGTCAGTAGTAGAGCACCTGAGCGGATCTGCGTTTGTGATAAGTCTAAAGAAGACACTAGCCAGCTTTCTTGTAGCCATTCGATCAACAAAGCAGAAAATACAGGTTTGCCACCATTACCTGTTGGGCTTGTATCTAAAGTAGAACGAATCGATTGACGTAGGATGTTTTCCGAACAGTCAAAGTGTGCGAGTAGAACGTCGAAATCACTGTTTGGTCTTTCAAGCAAGCTTAACAGTAAGTGTTCAATTCGAACTTCGTTAGCCTTTTCTGATACAGCCAGAGCTGCGGCGTCTTCTAGCGCGACTTTTGCGATAGGGTGCAGACGTTGAATTAATGAAGAGAGATTAATATTTATCATTGTCTTTATCGAGCTTATGGTTGTTTAAAATTGGCTCGATTATACTAAATATTAAAAATTGTTTTTTTTGACAGACTATTTTAACCACTATTTTATGGTTGTTTTTCAGGCGATATTGATTAGATTAAAACCAAATTTGATATATGTGATAGTCACTATGATTATTATGTTAGTTATTCTGTCTTAAATGCCCGTTAATAACGCTTTTTTTACTCGATTGCCTATCGTTGTTTTATCGAAATGGATAAGTAACAATAAATTGTTTGCTGAACACAAGAAGTTGTGAAATTTTCCAATTTATTGAATTGATAAGGTTATCTAATAATAAGATAAACACTATAAGTTATTGATTTATATAGATTGTAAAGTTGGCACGCTCTTTGTATTAGGTTAATAGCGTCGCGGTTAAGCGATTTGGTAAATTTAA
This DNA window, taken from Vibrio neptunius, encodes the following:
- a CDS encoding sigma-54-dependent Fis family transcriptional regulator, which gives rise to MRSANQNDLSNALLAISQSLADRTQLAQTLDAVLTAARQMTFSKHGIIYVLDQTGQALIPSIVHHNEQALVSHPWQPLSFNQTSQTDPFNYAIQNGEVVLINELYQYNGYDCEAVYETELALGIKSSNLLAWPLVDDSAKTIGLLALFDLSVIDNESALTAFCNMAANSIRQAVWLEEYGHMIKSLSADNAALVRENEHLKKRKQSHYKGPIAESEQMLEVLRRLDKVLALPVDVLLRGETGAGKEVIAKYIHENSNRADQPLIVQNCAAIPEQLLESELFGHKKGSFTGADKDKIGLFEAAHGGTLFLDEIGDMPLLLQAKLLRVLQERKVRPVGASKEVEVDVRVVAATHCHLMDKIKNGEFRADLFYRLNVFPITLPPLREREADILPLAEHFVKQSAANLGLAQAPGLSANVQLQLQQYPYPGNVRELKNIVERALLLSDFETINQVEFGEAAALANLPQPTPQTPEIPEPVLESEPQPPAQQEPASTDAAQLEQSEATVEAEPMDYSKSLKEAVSEYEKTVIIDCLNSSNWQIKRAAEQLSLPISTLSHKMKKYDISTAS
- the tssH gene encoding type VI secretion system ATPase TssH; the protein is MININLSSLIQRLHPIAKVALEDAAALAVSEKANEVRIEHLLLSLLERPNSDFDVLLAHFDCSENILRQSIRSTLDTSPTGNGGKPVFSALLIEWLQESWLVSSLDLSQTQIRSGALLLTLVSNPLRYGQHSYSDLLDNVNPDSLKRNFGELTSHSLEAQVATSEKTQAREDGSALSKFTTDFTGKARKGEIDPVFCRDQEIRQIVDILARRRKNNPIAVGEPGVGKTAVVEGLALKIVQGEVPDNLKGVELYGLDMGLLQAGASVKGEFEKRLNAVLDEVKNSPTPIILFIDEAHTLVGGGNQAGGSDAANLLKPALARGEVKTIAATTWSEYKKYFEKDPALARRFQLVKLDEPSPQQAALIIRGLRPAYEKSHNVYVRDDAITAAAALSARYISGRQLPDKAIDVLDTACARVNISLNAVPASVETLQQELAAQTRELEALERDQLQQTGDKHSLASIPDLKVAMEKTQAELEVQEAQWKNEKEQIEQMIALRTRLHELVSGEEIEVAQADEEGEETEASPYAEMDEEAVRIAIAACQEQLDAIRDGNPLVHFEVGPDEVSHVISDWTGIPMGKMLQDEAETTLKLKDSLTNNIKGQEYAIDALAEGIQTAKAGLGNPDAPTGVFLLVGPSGVGKTETARAIADQLFGGERFMTTINMSEFQEKHTVSRLIGSPPGYVGYGEGGMLTEAVRQRPYSVVLLDEVEKADPEVLNLFYQVFDKGTLNDGEGRTIDFKNTLIIMTSNLATHEIESLVQQSKDINAGVIAEAIRPTLNQHFKPALLARMSVLPFVPLSDEAMTDIIHHKLGKVSERLQSHHKLSLNYEDTLVEFVLGNCRLAETGARNIDAVINRQLLPQLSTQLLVHDRDESHSQITVSVDEQGTLSYAFS